The Vicinamibacteria bacterium genome contains a region encoding:
- a CDS encoding aldo/keto reductase — protein sequence MIPQRRFGAGGATISEIGFGCGGYWGLPIFSERKAEALLRHGLERGITFLDTGPNYSRGNAEERLGKLTGGHYRGVLLATKVGSRLLPGGRVIRDFTPEGMEASLRDSLRRLRTDHLDLLQLHGPPLAALEDDRVLRTLDAFVSRGMIKYKGVSADGEVAERAAGLSFFDALMTTYNVVTQESAATIQKAGQSGMAALIKSPLSHHVFGNELYKITRPSKLWYLLRVLKNYRHLLPRGRRLELTVGMPGWTAAEVALKFVLSNPSVSSAVIGTTSLDHLQRDLEVCDREELAELVVSRITAGAGAGP from the coding sequence TTGATCCCTCAACGCCGCTTCGGAGCCGGTGGCGCCACGATATCGGAGATCGGCTTTGGGTGCGGCGGCTACTGGGGATTGCCCATTTTCTCCGAAAGGAAGGCTGAGGCCCTACTACGCCATGGCCTGGAGCGGGGAATCACGTTTCTCGACACCGGTCCCAACTACTCCCGCGGCAACGCCGAAGAGAGGCTGGGGAAGCTCACCGGCGGCCACTATCGGGGAGTCCTCCTCGCCACGAAGGTCGGGTCGCGTCTCCTGCCGGGAGGCAGAGTCATCCGTGATTTCACGCCCGAGGGGATGGAGGCGAGCCTCCGGGACAGCCTTCGCCGACTGAGAACCGACCATTTGGACTTGCTGCAGCTTCATGGCCCCCCCCTGGCCGCCCTGGAGGACGACCGGGTGCTGAGGACGCTGGACGCTTTCGTCAGCCGTGGGATGATCAAGTACAAGGGCGTCTCCGCGGACGGGGAGGTCGCCGAGCGTGCGGCCGGCCTCTCCTTCTTCGACGCTCTCATGACGACCTACAACGTTGTGACCCAGGAAAGCGCGGCCACGATACAGAAGGCGGGCCAGAGCGGAATGGCGGCTCTGATCAAATCCCCCCTGTCTCATCATGTGTTCGGCAATGAGCTCTACAAGATCACGAGGCCGAGCAAGCTCTGGTACCTCCTGCGCGTGCTCAAGAACTACCGACACCTGCTCCCACGTGGTCGGCGGCTGGAGCTGACCGTGGGCATGCCGGGATGGACGGCGGCCGAGGTCGCTCTGAAGTTCGTGCTGAGTAATCCGTCGGTCTCAAGCGCGGTGATCGGAACGACCAGCCTCGATCATCTGCAGCGGGACTTGGAGGTCTGTGACAGAGAAGAGCTCGCCGAGCTGGTTGTGTCCCGCATCACGGCGGGAGCGGGCGCGGGTCCCTAG